From the Salmo trutta chromosome 2, fSalTru1.1, whole genome shotgun sequence genome, one window contains:
- the LOC115154663 gene encoding transcription factor Sox-17-alpha-A, with product MSSPDAGYASDDQTQARCAMSVMMPGMGHCQWADPLSPLGDTKVKSESCATSSGNQNRGKTEPRIRRPMNAFMVWAKDERKRLAQQNPDLHNAELSKMLGKSWKALPVSEKRPFVEEAERLRVQHMQDHPNYKYRPRRRKQVKRIKRLDSGFLVHGLSDHQSTSVVGDGRVCMEGLGMGYHHEHGYQMSTQSLGHYRDAQGLGGASYEPYSLPTPDTSPLDAVESDSMFFPGHSQEECHMMPAYAYHSQGAEYTPQDPHSNQHANHMLHRHLSSPTEQQQGHQAGPMPPSFNQLAMYYSQHCSPSHPKRHPGHGTGQRSPPPDSHPADQVEQMHPSELIGEVDRSEFEQYLNSSRPGDMTGLSYGSHEANMQGPESLISSVLSDASTVFYCNYTS from the exons ATGAGTAGTCCGGATGCGGGTTACGCCAGTGACGATCAGACCCAGGCTAGGTGCGCGATGTCAGTCATGATGCCTGGAATGGGACACTGTCAGTGGGCAGACCCCCTGAGCCCTCTCGGGGACACCAAAGTGAAGAGCGAGTCGTGCGCTACCAGCTCCGGGAACCAGAACCGTGGAAAGACTGAGCCGCGGATCCGGCGACCCATGAATGCGTTCATGGTCTGGGCAAAGGATGAGCGCAAGCGACTGGCACAACAAAATCCGGACCTGCACAATGCGGAGTTGAGCAAAATGTTGG GGAAGTCGTGGAAAGCTCTTCCTGTGTCCGAGAAGCGCCCCTTTGTAGAGGAGGCTGAAAGGCTCCGGGTCCAGCACATGCAGGACCACCCCAACTACAAATACCGACCCCGGCGGAGGAAGCAGGTGAAGAGGATTAAGCGTCTGGACTCAGGGTTCCTGGTTCATGGTCTGTCCGACCACCAGAGCACCTCCGTGGTTGGGGACGGCCGAGTGTGTATGGAGGGCCTGGGGATGGGTTACCACCACGAGCATGGCTACCAGATGTCGACTCAGTCCCTCGGCCACTACCGCGACGCCCAGGGACTCGGGGGGGCTTCCTACGAACCCTATAGCCTGCCTACCCCCGACACCTCCCCACTGGATGCCGTGGAATCAGACTCCATGTTCTTCCCCGGCCACTCTCAGGAGGAGTGCCACATGATGCCTGCGTACGCCTACCACTCCCAGGGGGCAGAGTACACGCCTCAGGACCCTCACTCCAACCAGCACGCCAACCACATGCTCCACAgacacctctcctcccccactgAGCAGCAGCAAGGCCACCAGGCTGGCCCCATGCCCCCCTCTTTCAACCAATTGGCTATGTACTACAGCCAGCATTGTAGCCCCAGTCACCCCAAGCGACACCCAGGACATGGGACAGGACAGCGCTCCCCTCCCCCAGACTCCCACCCAGCAGACCAGGTGGAGCAGATGCATCCATCAGAGCTGATAGGTGAGGTGGACCGGAGTGAGTTTGAACAGTACCTGAACTCCTCCAGACCTGGAGACATGACAGGCCTGTCTTATGGGTCACATGAGGCCAACATGCAGGGACCTGAGAGCCTGATATCCTCTGTGCTCTCTGATGCGAGCACAGTGTTCTACTGTAACTATACCTCCTAA